From Callithrix jacchus isolate 240 chromosome 15, calJac240_pri, whole genome shotgun sequence, one genomic window encodes:
- the IL17RE gene encoding interleukin-17 receptor E, producing MGSSRPAALLLPLLIFIHLSDSAGIGCPHLPHWNTWGPLASHMDDSFTGSSAHILCRTWWACFSTKRWCTRVWHCSRCLCQHLLSGHSGLKWGFFSLLVQKSKKSSEFKFCRKQKIPAPAQRKLLRSRRLSEKSHHISIPSPDIPGFHSKRTQPSDPEAWKSLSRLDSQRHRGPEFSFDLLHEARAIRVTIPSGPEVSVRLCHQWALQCEELRSPYDVQKIVSGGHTVELSYEFLLPCLCIEAFYLQEDTVRHKRCPFQNWPEAYGSDFWKSVHFTDYSQHTQMVMALTLRCPLKLEAALCQRQDWHTLCKDLPNATAQESEGWYVLEKVDLHPQLCFKFSFGNSSHVECPHQTGSLTSWNVSMDTQAQHLILHFSSRMHATFSAAWSHEDLGQDTLVPPVYTVSQAQSSSPVTLDLIIPFLRPGRCVLVWRSDVQFAWKHLLCPDVSNRHLGLLILALLALLALLGVVLALTCRRPQSGPGPARPVLLLHAADSDAQQHLVGALAELLRAALGGGRDVIVDLWEGRHVARVGSLPWLWAARERVAREQGMVLLLWSSAGLRPASDPNPRTAPLLSLLQAAPRPLLLLAYFSRLCAKGDIPQPLRALPRYRLLRDLPRLLRALDAQPSAEATSWGLPGARQRWRSRLELCSRLEREVAQLADLG from the exons AtggggagttccagaccagcagcCCTGCTCCTGCCTCTCCTGATATTCATTCACCTCTCTGACTCTGCTGGGATTGGCTGTCCCCACCTGCCCCACTGGAACACCTGGGGTCCTCTGGCCTCCCACATG GATGACAGTTTCACTG GAAGTTCTGCCCATATCCTTTGCCGCACCTGGTGGGCCTGCTTCTCCACAAAGCGTTGGTGTACACGAGTCTGGCACTGTTCCCGCTGTTTGTGCCAACATCTACTGTCAGGTCACTCAG GTCTTAAGTGGGgcttcttcagcctcctggtgCAGAAATCCAAAAAGTCTTCCGAATTCAAGTTCTGTAGGAAACAGAAGATCCCAGCACCTGCTCAG AGGAAGCTGCTGCGTAGTCGTCGCCTGTCTGAGAAGAGCCATCACATTTCCATCCCCTCCCCAGATATCCCCGGATTTCACTCTAAAAGGACCCAACCTTCGGATCCAGAGGCATGGAAAAGTCTTTCTAGATTGGACTCACAAAGGCACAGAG GTCCTGAGTTCTCCTTTGATTTGCTGCATGAGGCCCGGGCTATTCGGGTGACTATACCTTCAGGCCCCGAGGTCAGTGTGCGTCTTTGTCACCAGTGGGCACTGCAGTGTGAAGAGCTGAGAAGTCCCTATGATGTCCAG AAAATCGTGTCTGGGGGCCACACTGTAGAACTGTCTTATGAATTCCTTCTGCCCTGTCTGTGCATAGAG GCATTCTACCTGCAAGAGGACACTGTGAGGCACAAAAGATGTCCCTTCCAGAACTGGCCAGAAGCCT ATGGCTCAGACTTCTGGAAGTCAGTGCATTTCACTGACTACAGCCAGCACACTCAGATGGTCATGGCCCTGACACTCCGCTGCCCACTGAAGCTGGAAGCTGCCCTCTGCCAGAGGCAAGACTGGCATACCCTTTGCAAAGACCTCCCGAATGCCACGGCTCAAGAGTCAGAGGGG TGGTATGTTTTGGAGAAGGTGGACCTGCACCCCCAGCTCTGCTTCAAG TTCTCTTTTGGAAACAGCAGCCATGTTGAATGCCCCCACCAGACTG GGTCTCTCACATCCTGGAATGTGAGCATGGATACCCAAGCCCAGCATCTGATCCTTCACTTCTCCTCAAGAATGCATGCCACCTTCAGTGCTGCCTGGAGCCATGAAGACTTGGGGCAGGACACTTTGGTGCCCCCCGTGTACACTGTCAGCCAG GCCCAGAGCTCAAGCCCGGTGACACTAGACCTTATCATTCCCTTCCTGAGGCCAGGGCGCTGTGTCCTG GTGTGGCGATCAGATGTCCAGTTTGCCTGGAAGCACCTCTTGTGTCCGGATG TCTCTAACAGACACCTGGGGCTTTTGATCCTGGCACTGCTGGCCCTCCTTGCCCTACTGGGTGTTGTTCTGGCCCTCACCTGCCGGCGCCCACAGTCAG GCCCCGGCCCAGCACGGCCAGTGCTGCTCCTGCACGCGGCGGACTCTGATGCTCAGCAGCACCTGGTGGGAGCGCTGGCTGAACTGCTGCGGGCAGCGCTGGGCGGCGGGCGCGACGTGATCGTGGACCTGTGGGAGGGGAGGCACGTGGCGCGTGTGGGCTCGCTGCCGTGGCTCTGGGCGGCGCGGGAGCGCGTGGCGCGGGAGCAGGGCATGGTGCTGCTGCTGTGGAGCAGCGCCGGCCTCCGCCCCGCCAGCGACCCCAACCCCCGCACCGCGCCCTTGCTCTCCCTGCTCCAGGCTGCTCCGCGCCCGCTGCTGCTGCTCGCTTACTTCAGTCGCCTCTGCGCCAAGGGTGACATCCCCCAGCCGCTGCGCGCTCTGCCGCGCTACCGCCTGCTGCGCGACCTGCCGCGCCTGCTGCGGGCGCTGGACGCGCAGCCTTCCGCGGAAGCCACCAGCTGGGGACTCCCCGGGGCGCGGCAGCGCTGGCGGAGCCGCCTAGAGCTGTGCAGCCGGCTCGAGCGAGAGGTCGCCCAACTCGCAGACCTAGGTTGA
- the IL17RC gene encoding LOW QUALITY PROTEIN: interleukin-17 receptor C (The sequence of the model RefSeq protein was modified relative to this genomic sequence to represent the inferred CDS: inserted 1 base in 1 codon) encodes MPVPWLLLSLALGRSPMVLPLERRVGPQDATHCSPGLSCHLWDDDILCLPGDVMPALGPVLVPTHLQTELVLRCRKETNCDLCVRVAVHLAVHGHWEEPEDEKKFGGAADPGLEKPRNASLQAQVVLSFQAYPTARCVLLEVQVPAALMQFGQSVGSVVYDCFEAALGSEVQIWSYTQPRYEKKLNLTQQLPDCRGLEVRNSIRSCWALPWLDVSADGDNARLVLNVSEEQHFSLFLYWKQVQGPPKPWWQKNLTGPQIITLNHTDLVPCLCIQVWPLEPDSFRTNICPFREDPRAHRNLWRTARLRLLTLQSWRLEALCPLPAEAALCWQAPGGDPCQPLVPPLSWENITVNKALEFPLLEGHPNLCVQVNSWEKLQLQECLWADSLGPLNDDVLLLETRGPQDNRSLCALEPSGCTSLPSKASTMAARLGEYLLQDLQSGQCLQLWNDDLGALWACPMDKYTHKRWALVWLACLLFAAALSLFLLLRKDHAKGWLRLLKQDVRKGATPRGRAALLLYSADDSSFEHLVGALASALCQLPLRVAVDLWSRRELSAQGPVAWFHAQRRQTLQEGGMVVLLFSPGAVSLCSEWLQDGVSAPQWLQDGVSAPGAQGPHDAFRASLSCVLPDFLQGRASGRYVAACFDRLLRPDAVPALFRTVPVFSLPSQLPDFLGVLQRPSAPRPWRLRERAEQVSRALQPALESYFHPPGTPXPGRGVGPGKGNGT; translated from the exons ATGCCTGTACCCTGGCTTTTGCTGTCCTTGGCACTGGGCCGAAGCCCCATGGTCCTTCCTCTGGAGAGGCGTGTGGGGCCTCAGGACGCTACTCACTGCTCACCG gGCCTCTCCTGCCACCTCTGGG ACGATGACATACTCTGCCTGCCTGGGGACGTCATGCCTGCTCTGGGCCCCGTGCTGGTGCCTACACACCTGCAGACAGAGCTGGTGCTGAGGTGCCGCAAGGAGACCAACTGTGACCTCTGTGTGCGTGTGGCTGTCCACTTGGCTGTGCATG GGCACTGGGAAGAGCCTGAAGATGAGAAAAAGTTTGGAGGAGCAGCTGACCCAGGGCTTGAGAAGCCTAGGAATG CTTCTCTGCAGGCCCAAGTCGTGCTCTCCTTCCAGGCCTACCCTACTGCCCGCTGCGTCCTGCTGGAGGTGCAAGTGCCTGCTGCCCTTATGCAGTTTGGTCAGTCTGTG GGCTCTGTAGTATATGACTGCTTCGAGGCTGCCCTAGGGAGTGAGGTGCAAATCTGGTCCTATACTCAACCCAGGTACGAGAAGAAACTCAACCTCACACAGCAGCTGCCTG ACTGCAGGGGGCTCGAAGTCCGGAACAGCATCCGGAGCTGCTGGG CCCTGCCCTGGCTCGACGTGTCTGCAGATGGTGACAATGCGCGCCTCGTCCTGAATGTCTCCGAGGAGCAGCACTTCAGCCTCTTCCTATACTGGAAGCAGGTCCAGGGTCCCCCAAAACCCTGGTGGCAAAAAAACCTG ACTGGACCACAGATCATTACCTTGAACCACACAGACCTGGTTCCCTGCCTCTGTATTCAG GTGTGGCCTCTGGAACCTGACTCCTTTAGGACGAACATCTGCCCCTTCAGGGAGG ACCCACGTGCACACCGGAACCTCTGGCGTACCGCCCGGCTGCGACTGCTGACCCTGCAGAGCTGGCGACTGGAGGCACTGTGCCCACTGCCTGCTGAAGCGGCACTGTGTTGGCAGGCTCCGGGTGGGGACCCCTGCCAGCCATTGGTCCCGCCGCTTTCCTGGGAGAATATCACTGTGAAC AAGGCTCTCGAGTTCCCATTGCTAGAAGGCCACCCTAACCTCTGTGTTCAG GTGAACAGCTGGGAGAAGCTGCAGCTGCAAGAGTGCTTGTGGGCTG ACTCCCTGGGGCCTCTCAATGATGATGTGCTACTGTTGGAGACAAGAGGCCCCCAGGACAACAGATCCCTCTGTGCCTTGGAACCCAGTGGCTGTACTTCACTGCCCAGCAAAGCCTCCACG ATGGCAGCTCGCCTTGGAGAGTACTTACTACAAGACCTGCAGTCAGGCCAGTGTCTGCAG CTGTGGAATGATGACCTGGGAGCACTATGGGCCTGCCCCATGGACAAAT ACACCCACAAGCGCTGGGCCCTCGTGTGGCTGGCCTGCCTACTCTTTGCCGCtgccctttccctcttcctcctacTCAGAAAGGACCATGCGAAAG GGTGGCTGAGGCTCTTGAAACAGGACGTCCGCAAGGGGG CCACCCCCAGAGGCCGCGCGGCCCTGCTCCTCTACTCAGCAGATGACTCAAGCTTCGAGCACCTTGTGGGCGCCCTGGCGTCGGCGCTGTGCCAGCTGCCGCTGCGTGTGGCCGTAGACCTGTGGAGCCGTCGTGAACTCAGCGCGCAGGGGCCCGTGGCCTGGTTCCATGCGCAGCGGCGCCAGACCCTGCAGGAGGGCGGCATGGTGGTCCTGCTCTTCTCGCCCGGGGCGGTGTCGCTGTGCAGCGAGTGGCTACAGGATGGAGTGTCTGCGCCCCAGTGGCTACAGGATGGAGTGTCTGCGCCCGGGGCGCAAGGCCCGCACGACGCCTTCCGCGCCTCGCTCAGCTGCGTGCTTCCTGACTTTTTGCAAGGCCGGGCGTCTGGCCGCTACGTGGCGGCCTGCTTCGACAGGCTACTCCGCCCGGACGCTGTGCCTGCCCTTTTCCGCACCGTGCCCGTCTTTTCACTGCCCTCCCAGCTACCGGACTTCCTGGGGGTCCTGCAGCGGCCCAGCGCCCCGCGTCCCTGGAGGCTCCGAGAGAGGGCGGAACAAGTGTCCCGGGCCCTTCAGCCAGCCCTGGAGAGCTACTTCCATCCTCCGGGGACCC GGCCGGGACGCGGGGTGGGACCTGGGAAGGGGAACGGGACTTGA